In Wolbachia endosymbiont (group B) of Germaria angustata, the following are encoded in one genomic region:
- a CDS encoding pyruvate dehydrogenase complex dihydrolipoamide acetyltransferase yields MPIEILMPALSPTMSKTGGKIVKWCKKEQDKVEIGDVIAEIETDKAIMEFESVDEGVLAKILVSEGTSGVPVNQLIALMLEEGEDKSALDLASAVNTKVEKEVEADFSVSSNSSISSSSSMSSQCVTLGSKKEDRATENRIKVSPLAKKIAQNEGVDIKRLKGTGPYGRIIKADVLEFLDQTKSYERFEENTTFEVSNMRQVIAQRLVESKQNIPHFYLTVDCHVDKLISLKNEVNSANENNKVTINDLIIKAVAFSMKKFPDINSSWIDTKIVRYSNIDISIAVALEDGLITPIVKNADEKSVLSISKEVKDLVSRARSGKLKPEEFQGGGFTISNLGMFGIKTFSAIINPPQSCIMAVGESKKQPIVIGEKIEIAEIMTVTLSVDHRAVDGALGAKFLNAFKYYIENPTVMLLEPLLL; encoded by the coding sequence ATGCCTATAGAAATATTGATGCCTGCTCTTTCCCCAACAATGAGTAAAACTGGAGGAAAAATTGTAAAGTGGTGTAAAAAAGAACAAGATAAAGTTGAAATAGGTGATGTAATCGCTGAAATTGAGACTGATAAAGCCATAATGGAGTTTGAATCTGTCGATGAAGGAGTTTTAGCAAAAATTTTAGTGTCGGAAGGAACAAGTGGCGTACCTGTAAATCAACTGATAGCTCTAATGTTAGAGGAAGGGGAAGATAAAAGCGCACTTGATTTAGCTTCTGCCGTCAATACCAAGGTTGAGAAGGAGGTTGAAGCCGATTTTTCAGTATCATCCAACTCTTCGATTTCATCTAGCTCTTCAATGTCATCCCAGTGTGTGACACTGGGATCTAAAAAAGAGGATAGAGCAACAGAAAATAGAATAAAAGTAAGCCCCTTAGCTAAAAAAATAGCTCAAAATGAAGGTGTTGATATAAAGCGATTGAAAGGTACAGGTCCATATGGTCGTATCATCAAAGCTGATGTATTAGAATTTTTAGATCAAACTAAAAGCTATGAGAGATTTGAGGAAAATACAACATTTGAAGTAAGCAATATGCGCCAAGTGATAGCGCAGCGCCTAGTTGAATCTAAGCAAAATATTCCACACTTTTATTTAACTGTAGACTGCCACGTTGATAAGCTAATATCGCTCAAAAATGAGGTTAATTCAGCAAATGAAAACAATAAAGTAACAATTAATGACTTAATTATAAAAGCTGTGGCTTTCAGCATGAAAAAATTTCCTGATATAAACTCATCGTGGATAGATACTAAAATAGTAAGATACTCAAATATAGATATCTCAATTGCTGTGGCGCTTGAGGATGGACTGATTACTCCTATAGTAAAAAATGCTGATGAAAAAAGTGTTTTATCTATATCAAAAGAAGTGAAAGATTTAGTAAGTAGGGCAAGATCTGGAAAACTAAAGCCTGAAGAATTTCAAGGAGGAGGATTTACTATCTCCAACTTAGGCATGTTTGGTATAAAAACTTTCAGCGCTATAATCAATCCACCGCAATCTTGCATTATGGCTGTTGGTGAATCTAAAAAACAGCCGATTGTCATAGGTGAAAAAATAGAGATAGCAGAGATAATGACAGTTACTCTCTCTGTTGACCACAGAGCAGTTGATGGAGCACTCGGAGCAAAATTTTTAAATGCCTTTAAGTACTATATAGAAAACCCTACGGTGATGCTTCTTGAGCCTTTATTATTATAA
- the ftsH gene encoding ATP-dependent zinc metalloprotease FtsH has translation MKKFLEGLLIWLVIIVLISVTCIQFSGSIGKSKTTIPFSEFLTRLEDNDIENITIRNQSIEGKFRDGSAFNSSGVIYSDLIKSLHDRKVKFSFSIGDSAIGIIGGLLIQWVPTLIFIGLLLFLFKQTQAGGNRTISFGKSKARLMTTGKKVTFDDVAGIDEAKEELVEIVDFLKQRQKFQVLGGKIPKGCLLIGSPGTGKTLLARAIAGEANVPFFSISGSDFVEMFVGVGASRVRDMFDQGKKNAPCIIFIDEIDAVGRHRGIGLGGGNDEREQTLNQLLVEMDGFESNEGVIIVAATNRPDVLDPALLRPGRFDRQITISLPDINGRERILNTHIKKISIAPDVNVKTVARGTPGFSGADLANLVNESALIAARRNKKIVTMDDFEYARDKVMMGMERRSLVITEEEKKLTAYHEAGHAVVAVNMPASDPIHKATIIPRGRALGLVMRLPETDRVSLTREKMLADITVAMGGRVAEELIFGYDKVTSGASSDIKLASDLSRAMVTKWGMSDKIGPIYHNRKQITHDSETISEDTLRLIDEEIKKVVFSCYEKAKDILTKRRKDLELIAENLLEFETLTGDEIRNILSGKTIVRNENEGKEEIRRSSL, from the coding sequence ATGAAAAAATTTTTAGAAGGCTTATTGATCTGGTTAGTGATTATTGTTCTTATTTCAGTTACTTGTATTCAATTTAGCGGAAGTATAGGTAAGAGTAAAACAACCATACCTTTTTCAGAATTTTTAACTAGATTAGAAGATAATGATATAGAAAATATTACAATAAGAAACCAAAGCATCGAAGGGAAGTTTAGGGATGGGTCAGCCTTTAACTCAAGTGGTGTTATATATAGTGACTTAATAAAAAGTTTGCATGATAGGAAAGTGAAGTTCTCCTTTTCAATTGGAGACTCTGCAATAGGTATAATTGGTGGATTACTTATTCAATGGGTTCCGACGCTTATCTTTATCGGTTTATTACTTTTCCTTTTTAAACAAACGCAAGCAGGAGGTAATAGAACTATAAGCTTTGGCAAATCAAAAGCTAGGCTTATGACTACTGGAAAAAAAGTGACATTTGATGATGTTGCTGGGATTGATGAAGCAAAAGAAGAGTTGGTTGAAATTGTTGATTTTCTTAAACAAAGGCAAAAATTTCAAGTGTTAGGTGGGAAGATACCAAAAGGATGTCTTTTAATTGGTTCCCCTGGAACTGGTAAAACTCTACTTGCTCGTGCAATTGCAGGTGAAGCTAATGTACCGTTTTTTAGTATTTCTGGATCTGATTTCGTTGAAATGTTTGTCGGTGTTGGTGCAAGCCGTGTCCGGGATATGTTTGATCAAGGCAAGAAAAATGCTCCTTGTATAATTTTCATAGACGAAATAGATGCAGTAGGTAGGCATCGCGGCATTGGTCTTGGTGGCGGTAACGACGAAAGGGAACAAACATTAAACCAGTTACTGGTTGAGATGGATGGTTTCGAGTCTAATGAAGGTGTGATAATAGTTGCTGCAACTAACCGTCCAGACGTCCTAGATCCAGCACTACTTAGACCTGGTCGTTTTGACCGACAGATTACTATTTCTTTACCTGATATAAATGGGCGTGAAAGAATATTAAATACGCATATAAAGAAAATATCGATAGCACCAGATGTAAACGTAAAAACAGTTGCTAGGGGAACGCCAGGTTTTTCAGGAGCTGATCTAGCAAATTTAGTGAATGAATCTGCGCTTATTGCTGCAAGAAGAAATAAGAAAATTGTTACCATGGATGATTTTGAGTATGCACGTGATAAAGTGATGATGGGTATGGAAAGAAGGTCCTTAGTCATTACAGAAGAAGAAAAAAAGCTTACTGCTTACCATGAAGCTGGTCATGCAGTAGTTGCAGTTAATATGCCTGCTTCTGATCCTATACACAAAGCAACAATTATTCCACGTGGTAGAGCACTCGGTTTAGTTATGAGACTACCAGAAACAGATAGAGTGTCCCTCACAAGAGAAAAGATGCTAGCAGATATAACTGTTGCAATGGGTGGACGTGTGGCAGAAGAGCTAATTTTTGGATATGATAAAGTCACAAGCGGCGCATCCTCAGATATAAAACTAGCATCAGATTTATCACGTGCTATGGTGACAAAATGGGGAATGAGTGACAAAATAGGGCCAATATATCACAATCGTAAACAAATCACACATGATTCTGAGACGATTTCTGAAGATACGTTAAGACTTATAGATGAGGAAATAAAGAAAGTTGTATTTTCTTGCTATGAAAAAGCAAAAGACATTTTAACCAAGCGTAGGAAAGACTTAGAGCTCATTGCTGAAAATCTACTGGAGTTTGAAACTTTAACAGGAGATGAAATAAGAAACATATTAAGTGGAAAAACAATTGTTAGAAATGAAAATGAAGGTAAAGAAGAGATAAGAAGATCCTCTCTCTAA
- the tilS gene encoding tRNA lysidine(34) synthetase TilS, translated as MGLELSFQNIVNKFAFHDNQVAIAVSGGVDSVVLLHLMINWAKKNKPSLPTALTVNHGLRLESQKEADFAVSYAKELGAKESFILNWEKKNIKGNIQLQARKARYNLLTKWCKNNNVKYLFVAHHKNDQAETFLLRLERGSGVDGLSSMDYKYFLDGIYVFRPLLNFSRSEIEKYAKLHQLRWIEDRSNYDLKYRRTLYRNLLKASDNQDVLTERICLTALHMKRAAKALMHYTRLALNDCVNVHDLGYIEIKLSEFYQLPEEVALRLLLYSIMAIVNKHYKPRYRSLIAIFNKISQKDSDINCTLSGCKIRKYGGRILIMRESSKIQEITVHLTLNVPIEWDNRFSCTILSNQKYSVTIAPLKKTQKIPEFLKDYNCCPEVFYSLPTVQEDGKVLAYPDINYNGKNTNDDKVQCIINSTIKQNLVSLISI; from the coding sequence ATGGGATTGGAGCTGTCATTTCAAAATATAGTTAATAAGTTTGCTTTTCATGATAATCAAGTTGCGATTGCAGTATCAGGTGGTGTAGACAGTGTAGTTTTATTGCACTTAATGATTAATTGGGCAAAAAAAAATAAACCTTCACTTCCTACAGCATTAACAGTAAATCACGGGTTACGTTTAGAATCTCAAAAAGAAGCTGATTTTGCTGTAAGCTATGCAAAAGAACTTGGGGCAAAGGAATCGTTTATATTAAATTGGGAGAAGAAAAATATTAAAGGCAATATTCAGTTGCAGGCACGAAAAGCACGGTATAACTTATTAACAAAATGGTGTAAAAATAATAATGTTAAATATTTATTTGTTGCTCACCACAAAAATGATCAAGCAGAAACGTTCTTGTTGAGATTAGAGCGGGGTAGTGGAGTAGATGGATTATCATCAATGGACTACAAGTATTTCTTAGATGGTATTTATGTATTTAGGCCGTTGTTAAATTTTAGTCGTAGTGAAATAGAAAAGTATGCTAAACTTCACCAATTAAGATGGATCGAAGATAGAAGCAATTATGACTTAAAATACAGACGAACTTTATACCGTAACTTACTTAAAGCAAGTGATAATCAAGATGTTCTAACAGAGCGAATATGCCTTACAGCACTTCATATGAAAAGAGCTGCAAAAGCGTTGATGCACTACACACGCCTTGCACTTAATGACTGCGTTAATGTTCATGATCTTGGTTATATTGAAATTAAACTAAGTGAATTTTATCAATTGCCAGAGGAAGTAGCCTTGAGGCTTCTTCTTTACTCTATAATGGCAATTGTCAACAAGCACTATAAGCCAAGGTACCGTAGCCTTATCGCAATATTTAACAAAATATCGCAAAAAGATAGTGATATTAACTGTACACTCTCTGGGTGCAAAATAAGAAAATATGGAGGGAGAATCTTGATAATGAGAGAATCATCAAAGATACAGGAAATTACTGTACACCTAACATTAAATGTCCCTATTGAATGGGACAATAGATTTAGCTGTACAATACTTAGCAATCAGAAGTATTCAGTAACTATTGCTCCGCTAAAAAAAACGCAAAAAATTCCTGAATTTCTGAAGGATTACAACTGCTGCCCTGAAGTTTTCTACTCTTTGCCTACAGTACAAGAAGATGGAAAGGTGCTTGCTTATCCTGATATAAATTATAACGGAAAAAATACCAATGACGATAAGGTTCAATGCATTATTAATAGCACGATAAAGCAAAATTTGGTAAGCTTGATTAGTATTTAA
- the mnmA gene encoding tRNA 2-thiouridine(34) synthase MnmA: MLKEFEIEPLLKDKAPHQTKAIVAMSGGVDSSFAAALLYNLGYEVIGVTLQLYGSDGNANARKGACCAGQDIYDAKYVAESVGFPHYILNYEEIFKKEVIEDFANTYMRGETPIPCVRCNQTVKFRDLLQVTKNLGADVLVTGHYVRRLEENGEVKLCRSIDKSKDQSYFLFATTEEQLKLLRFPLGGFYKSDIRKLAKYFGLQISEKPDSQDICFVSESYSKTIAKLAPQSVQKGKIVDIHGKVLGEHSGIVNFTVGQRRGLCIAHNEPLYVIKINTENNEVVVGPINALMQKKILVKELNWLEQPKEGMEVTVKLRSSHAGSLATIYSTDEKNKACVILNDDYFGISPGQACVAYKGEQVIGGGWICS; this comes from the coding sequence ATGCTAAAAGAATTTGAAATTGAACCTTTATTAAAAGATAAAGCTCCGCATCAAACTAAAGCTATTGTTGCAATGTCCGGGGGAGTTGATAGCTCCTTTGCTGCAGCACTGCTGTATAACCTTGGGTACGAAGTGATAGGTGTGACTCTTCAGCTCTATGGCAGTGATGGTAATGCTAATGCGAGAAAGGGTGCATGCTGCGCTGGACAGGATATTTATGATGCCAAATACGTGGCTGAAAGTGTTGGCTTTCCCCACTATATTTTAAACTACGAGGAAATATTCAAAAAGGAAGTAATAGAGGATTTTGCAAATACCTATATGCGTGGAGAAACTCCCATACCGTGCGTAAGGTGTAACCAAACAGTAAAATTTCGCGATCTATTGCAAGTTACAAAAAATCTTGGTGCGGATGTGCTCGTAACAGGACATTACGTAAGAAGATTAGAAGAAAATGGTGAGGTAAAATTGTGTAGAAGCATCGATAAAAGTAAAGATCAAAGTTATTTTTTGTTTGCAACTACTGAGGAGCAGTTAAAGCTTTTGCGATTTCCATTAGGTGGATTCTATAAAAGTGATATAAGAAAATTAGCAAAGTATTTTGGCTTACAAATTTCTGAAAAGCCGGATAGTCAAGATATATGCTTTGTTTCCGAAAGCTATAGTAAAACAATAGCTAAATTAGCTCCACAATCTGTACAGAAAGGTAAAATAGTAGATATTCATGGAAAAGTGCTAGGTGAGCACAGCGGCATAGTAAATTTTACAGTGGGACAGAGAAGAGGCCTCTGCATCGCACACAATGAGCCTCTTTACGTGATAAAAATTAATACAGAAAATAATGAAGTTGTAGTAGGCCCGATCAATGCTCTAATGCAAAAAAAGATATTGGTCAAAGAGTTAAATTGGTTAGAACAACCAAAAGAAGGCATGGAAGTAACTGTGAAGCTTAGGTCATCACATGCAGGAAGCTTAGCGACAATATATTCAACTGACGAAAAGAACAAAGCCTGTGTAATCTTAAACGACGATTACTTTGGCATCAGTCCAGGTCAAGCCTGTGTAGCATATAAGGGCGAACAAGTTATAGGTGGAGGTTGGATATGCTCCTAA
- the ppa gene encoding inorganic diphosphatase, whose amino-acid sequence MDLSKITTKPDAISVVIEISANAEPVKYEFNKELGLLQVDRFLSTSMTYPCNYGFIPNTCAGDGDPADVLVLTQFPLAPGVLISVRPVGALLTKDEKGEDEKILAVPISSVDSYYDNIKNYSDLSKNLLDKIAHFFSHYKDLEKGKTVTVGEWANVKKAKEIIEKSRN is encoded by the coding sequence ATGGATTTAAGTAAAATAACAACAAAACCAGATGCAATAAGTGTAGTAATTGAAATAAGTGCAAATGCTGAGCCTGTAAAGTATGAATTTAATAAAGAGCTTGGGTTGTTACAAGTTGACAGATTTTTGTCTACCTCAATGACTTATCCTTGCAATTATGGGTTTATACCAAATACCTGCGCAGGTGATGGTGACCCTGCGGATGTTTTGGTGCTAACTCAATTTCCTTTAGCGCCTGGAGTTTTGATATCGGTGCGTCCAGTAGGTGCATTACTTACCAAAGACGAGAAAGGAGAGGATGAAAAAATATTAGCTGTACCTATCTCCAGTGTTGATAGCTATTATGACAATATAAAAAACTATTCTGATTTATCTAAAAACTTACTAGATAAAATAGCTCATTTCTTTTCTCATTATAAAGATTTAGAAAAGGGAAAAACGGTGACAGTTGGAGAATGGGCTAATGTGAAAAAAGCAAAAGAAATCATTGAAAAAAGTAGAAATTAG
- a CDS encoding carboxypeptidase, with product MRSYKFLEEVLHKVRNIENILKLLSKSQLDIEDKIEQMCLLEEIRHEIISHDAIKESLANALRNKKSANIQQLKLIEGIHKSSSAIPVDLVKSLSKAKIECQNLWRLTNSEISNLEKLKECFTNLIKLTREAASIKSQQLKRSNYESLLADYDSNITEKNIKEIFPKLGKFFSENVEKVTQKQKKDKVTNIQKVTVQRQIELGSLFLQQMSVTPNEISISYYDSIDYDESDLCYGLFLLLRHTGYAIHQKCLAQNSIKSSITKHIMYETQGLFMEKIIGTSREFIEFIQPHIKEKLSTKNKINSSVENLYLIFNKVNLSSFLKNADEFSLLAHIMLRTKLEQDLINGTLEVKDLHDKWLEGMKHYKISVKAKNELDTYFQDEYWISGVIGYFPIKVIALIAAVQFFSFIKKNHYEFLDSIVKGDFSLLIDWFSKNVYSANYGFLEQLKKVTGRDLDIECYTSYLSEKYNLSQ from the coding sequence ATGAGATCTTATAAGTTTTTAGAGGAAGTATTACATAAGGTAAGGAATATCGAAAACATACTAAAACTACTAAGCAAAAGCCAACTGGATATAGAGGATAAGATCGAGCAAATGTGTCTTCTAGAGGAAATCAGACATGAAATTATCTCTCATGATGCAATAAAGGAATCATTAGCGAATGCTCTTAGGAATAAAAAGAGTGCGAATATTCAGCAGCTAAAGTTAATAGAGGGGATACACAAAAGCAGCAGTGCTATTCCTGTTGATTTAGTAAAATCTTTGTCCAAAGCTAAGATTGAATGCCAAAACTTATGGAGGCTAACTAATTCTGAAATTAGTAACTTAGAAAAGCTGAAAGAATGCTTTACTAACCTAATTAAGCTTACTCGTGAAGCAGCTTCTATAAAATCGCAGCAATTAAAGCGCTCAAACTATGAGTCATTGCTTGCTGACTATGACTCTAATATCACAGAAAAGAACATAAAGGAAATATTTCCTAAGCTAGGTAAATTTTTTAGTGAAAATGTAGAGAAAGTAACTCAAAAGCAGAAGAAGGATAAGGTTACTAATATACAAAAAGTTACGGTTCAGAGACAGATTGAACTTGGTTCCTTATTCTTACAGCAAATGAGTGTTACACCAAATGAGATTTCCATTTCTTATTACGATTCTATCGATTATGATGAATCTGACCTTTGTTATGGTTTATTTTTACTTTTACGGCATACTGGTTATGCAATTCATCAAAAATGTTTAGCGCAAAATTCTATAAAGAGCTCAATTACAAAACATATTATGTATGAAACTCAAGGGTTATTCATGGAAAAGATCATTGGAACATCCAGAGAATTTATTGAGTTCATTCAACCACACATAAAGGAGAAACTTTCTACAAAAAACAAAATTAATAGTAGTGTTGAAAATTTGTATTTGATTTTCAATAAAGTAAATCTTTCATCTTTTTTGAAAAATGCGGATGAATTTAGTTTATTGGCTCACATTATGCTAAGAACTAAATTAGAACAAGATCTAATAAATGGTACGTTAGAAGTTAAAGATCTACACGATAAATGGTTGGAAGGTATGAAGCATTACAAGATTTCAGTAAAAGCTAAAAATGAGCTAGACACTTATTTTCAAGATGAGTATTGGATAAGTGGTGTTATAGGCTACTTTCCTATTAAAGTCATAGCGTTAATCGCTGCTGTGCAGTTTTTTTCTTTCATTAAGAAAAATCATTACGAATTTTTAGATTCTATAGTAAAAGGAGATTTCAGTTTACTTATCGATTGGTTCTCTAAAAATGTATATAGTGCAAATTATGGCTTTTTGGAACAGCTAAAAAAGGTAACAGGTAGGGATTTAGATATTGAGTGCTACACTAGTTACTTATCTGAAAAGTATAATTTGTCTCAATAA
- a CDS encoding SurA N-terminal domain-containing protein — MHKILILILIMLPLRLLATEIEIVADINGEPISNLDIERRINFINSLLGTQKINQKEVKSQILRQLIDEIIIVSEAQKMNIELSNEELNNAVTLFLTQSLKLKADEVDQYVKKHNIDLNTLKKQVKCQLLWNKIIEVGVVPLINISDQEVDDARKQKEKSDYLITFQEFIIPDQKIAEDLVKKLRTSNNPESSIKMRKATVNLSQLKGTLKDVLERLEISDVAGPVSLSEGYSVIKVIDKVQLDHTLLKSTLKLKQVVVEGSESLLSNFKEQKVSCLNFDKLADDFKLPSVKEFEIKMRNLNPDLQILFSKTNMNEIVELRENSTAKLMMLCDIKNNAMDIEAIKQEMYQQKIMIQSNLLLDNMRKNAAVSYQFN, encoded by the coding sequence ATGCATAAAATACTAATTTTGATATTAATAATGCTGCCGCTTAGGTTACTTGCAACTGAGATTGAAATTGTTGCAGATATAAATGGTGAGCCAATTTCAAATTTAGATATCGAAAGACGTATAAACTTCATAAATTCATTGCTTGGCACTCAGAAGATTAATCAAAAAGAGGTAAAATCTCAAATTCTAAGACAGTTAATAGACGAAATTATCATTGTCAGCGAAGCACAGAAGATGAATATAGAATTGAGTAATGAGGAGTTAAATAATGCTGTCACGTTATTCTTAACTCAAAGTTTAAAACTTAAGGCTGATGAAGTTGATCAATATGTAAAAAAGCATAATATAGATCTCAATACCCTAAAAAAACAAGTAAAGTGTCAGCTACTGTGGAACAAGATTATTGAAGTAGGAGTTGTACCGCTTATTAATATCAGCGATCAAGAAGTGGATGATGCAAGAAAGCAAAAAGAGAAGTCTGATTACCTTATTACGTTTCAGGAGTTCATAATTCCCGATCAGAAGATAGCTGAAGACTTAGTAAAAAAATTACGTACCAGTAATAATCCAGAATCTTCAATAAAGATGCGCAAAGCAACAGTTAATTTAAGTCAGCTAAAAGGTACTCTCAAGGACGTTTTGGAAAGATTAGAAATCAGTGATGTAGCAGGTCCGGTTAGTTTAAGCGAAGGTTACTCTGTTATAAAAGTCATAGATAAGGTACAGCTCGATCATACACTGCTGAAAAGTACTTTAAAACTGAAACAGGTTGTAGTTGAAGGTTCAGAAAGTTTACTCTCTAATTTTAAGGAGCAAAAGGTCAGTTGTTTAAATTTTGACAAGTTAGCAGATGATTTCAAGTTGCCAAGCGTAAAAGAGTTTGAAATAAAAATGAGAAATTTAAATCCTGATTTACAGATTTTATTTAGTAAAACAAATATGAATGAAATAGTAGAATTAAGAGAAAATAGCACTGCAAAGTTGATGATGTTATGTGATATCAAAAATAATGCAATGGATATAGAAGCAATCAAACAGGAAATGTATCAACAAAAGATTATGATACAAAGCAACCTGTTATTGGATAATATGCGTAAAAATGCAGCTGTTAGTTATCAGTTTAATTGA
- a CDS encoding rod shape-determining protein has product MSFVQNLIRNFFTFKGLFASDIAIDLGTANTLVYQKSQGIVLDEPSVVARVKEKGSYVPYAFGKKAKMMLGKTPGEIEAIRPLKDGVIADFKSAEEMLKYFIRSANTKFTVNKPNIIICVPSGSTPVERRAIQDAAESAGANEVFLIEEPMAAAIGAGLPVTEPEGSMIVDIGGGTTEVAIISLGGIVYSRSARVGGDIMDEAIKSYIRENHKLLIGETTAEKIKKNVGSASLPVENNKEGMIIKGRDLVSGMPKEMLLSEYQVAESLIEPVHQIISAIRTALESTPPELSSDIVDRGIILSGGGGLLRNLSKVISETTKLPVRVADDPLCCVALGSGKVLENMDYFGHVLFKQD; this is encoded by the coding sequence ATGAGTTTTGTTCAGAATTTAATCAGAAATTTTTTTACTTTCAAAGGTTTATTTGCTAGCGATATTGCTATAGATCTTGGTACTGCAAATACTTTAGTTTATCAGAAAAGTCAGGGGATAGTGCTTGATGAACCCTCAGTTGTAGCAAGAGTAAAAGAAAAAGGAAGTTACGTTCCTTATGCTTTTGGCAAAAAAGCTAAGATGATGCTCGGAAAAACACCTGGAGAAATAGAAGCGATAAGGCCCTTGAAAGACGGAGTTATTGCTGATTTTAAAAGTGCGGAAGAAATGCTAAAATATTTCATACGCAGTGCAAACACAAAATTCACTGTTAATAAACCTAATATTATCATATGCGTTCCATCTGGATCCACGCCAGTTGAAAGGCGTGCTATACAAGATGCAGCAGAAAGTGCTGGTGCAAATGAAGTATTCTTAATTGAAGAACCAATGGCTGCAGCAATTGGGGCTGGACTTCCAGTTACCGAACCTGAAGGTTCTATGATTGTTGACATAGGAGGTGGTACAACTGAAGTTGCAATTATTTCTTTAGGTGGGATTGTTTATTCACGTTCTGCCAGAGTAGGTGGTGATATTATGGATGAGGCAATAAAGTCATACATTCGTGAAAATCATAAGTTATTGATTGGCGAAACAACTGCTGAAAAAATTAAGAAAAACGTCGGTTCAGCCAGTCTGCCAGTTGAAAACAACAAAGAGGGAATGATAATTAAAGGCAGGGATTTAGTGAGTGGTATGCCAAAAGAAATGCTTTTATCAGAATATCAAGTTGCAGAGAGCCTAATAGAGCCTGTACATCAGATAATTTCTGCTATTAGAACTGCACTGGAGAGTACTCCACCCGAACTTTCTTCTGATATAGTTGATAGAGGAATAATTTTATCTGGTGGAGGTGGGTTATTGCGCAACTTGAGTAAAGTTATTAGTGAAACAACAAAATTACCAGTTCGTGTTGCAGATGATCCACTTTGTTGTGTTGCCCTGGGTAGCGGAAAAGTACTTGAAAACATGGACTATTTTGGCCATGTTTTATTCAAGCAAGATTAA
- a CDS encoding OmpA family protein has protein sequence MWSRLIIMCCFCLLLTGISSCPKKGVNTTNKMNAVVKQIGDKRVFFGYDESSISEVSADALLDVMEVLQNNPDAKVTLTGHTDNRGSHEYNLALGARRADAAKKFMVSCTPYLENRIKTASKGETEPLVNVKDDFRNSKYEREHAKNRRVEFSFSGIKS, from the coding sequence ATGTGGAGTAGACTGATTATAATGTGTTGTTTTTGTTTACTGCTTACTGGTATAAGTTCTTGCCCTAAAAAAGGAGTAAATACGACAAATAAAATGAATGCTGTTGTTAAGCAGATAGGTGATAAAAGAGTTTTTTTTGGTTATGATGAATCTAGTATCAGTGAAGTGAGTGCAGATGCATTACTTGACGTGATGGAAGTGTTACAAAATAATCCTGACGCAAAGGTTACTTTAACTGGTCATACTGACAATCGTGGTTCTCACGAGTATAATCTTGCACTAGGAGCTAGAAGAGCAGATGCAGCTAAAAAATTTATGGTCAGCTGTACACCTTATCTAGAAAATAGAATAAAAACTGCTTCTAAAGGTGAAACTGAGCCTTTGGTTAATGTAAAAGATGATTTTAGAAATTCCAAGTATGAGAGAGAGCATGCTAAAAATCGTAGAGTAGAATTTTCATTCTCTGGGATCAAAAGTTAA